The Jatrophihabitans sp. genome has a segment encoding these proteins:
- a CDS encoding malate dehydrogenase has translation MTKTPVNVTVTGAAGQIGYSLLFRIAAGQLLGPDVPVRLRLLEIAPALKAAEGTAMELDDCAFPLLAGIDITDDVRAAFDGVNVALLVGARPRTAGMERGDLLTANGGIFKPQGEAINAGAASDVRVLVVGNPANTNALIAAAHAPDVGKDRFTAMMRLDHNRALSQLAKRTGTPVGEIRKLTVWGNHSVTQYPDIRQAEVAGKNAAELVADQAWIENEFIPTVAKRGAAIIEARGASSAASAANAAIDHVHDWVNGTAEGDWTSVGMVSDGSYGIPEGLIAGFPAVSVNGSWQIVQGIEIDDFSRTRIDASVAELVSERDAVTELGLL, from the coding sequence ATGACGAAAACACCCGTGAATGTCACCGTCACCGGCGCCGCCGGCCAGATCGGCTACAGCCTGCTGTTCCGGATCGCGGCCGGGCAACTGCTCGGCCCCGACGTGCCGGTGCGACTCCGGCTGCTCGAGATCGCCCCGGCGCTCAAGGCTGCCGAGGGCACCGCGATGGAGCTGGATGACTGCGCCTTTCCGTTGCTGGCCGGCATCGACATCACCGACGACGTCCGGGCCGCTTTCGACGGCGTGAACGTGGCGCTGCTGGTCGGCGCCCGGCCGCGCACCGCCGGCATGGAGCGCGGTGACCTGCTCACGGCCAACGGCGGCATCTTCAAGCCCCAGGGCGAGGCCATCAACGCCGGCGCCGCCTCTGACGTCCGGGTGCTGGTGGTGGGCAACCCCGCGAACACCAACGCCCTGATCGCCGCCGCGCACGCGCCGGACGTCGGCAAGGACCGCTTCACCGCGATGATGCGGCTGGACCACAACCGGGCGCTGAGCCAGCTGGCGAAGAGGACCGGCACCCCGGTGGGCGAGATCCGCAAGCTCACCGTCTGGGGCAACCACTCGGTCACCCAGTACCCCGACATCCGGCAGGCCGAGGTGGCCGGCAAGAACGCCGCCGAGCTGGTGGCTGACCAGGCCTGGATCGAGAACGAGTTCATCCCGACGGTAGCCAAGCGCGGCGCGGCGATCATCGAGGCCCGCGGCGCCAGCTCGGCCGCCTCGGCCGCCAACGCCGCGATCGACCACGTCCATGACTGGGTCAACGGCACTGCCGAGGGCGACTGGACCTCGGTGGGCATGGTCTCCGACGGCTCGTACGGCATTCCCGAAGGCCTGATCGCCGGCTTCCCGGCAGTCTCGGTGAACGGCAGCTGGCAGATCGTGCAGGGCATCGAGATCGACGACTTCTCCCGGACCCGGATCGACGCCTCGGTCGCCGAGCTGGTCAGCGAGCGCGACGCGGTCACCGAGCTGGGCCTGCTCTGA
- a CDS encoding DUF6036 family nucleotidyltransferase: protein MNRADLLHSIRAACDVAEVDEVLVLGSQAILATRPEDELPDQATRSREADIAAWHDPDEALSHRLSGVLGEDSAFDHINGYYVDGVSVSTALLPLHWQQRAIRLESYSVVGQQTVVGVCPEAGDLCVSKLCALREKDLDFVSALLRAGIVDRETLRDRLDTVPGLDPLALTRAQAWLSSFRDAGDGPL, encoded by the coding sequence GTGAACCGCGCAGACCTGCTTCATTCGATCCGCGCGGCATGTGACGTGGCTGAAGTCGATGAGGTACTCGTGCTCGGCAGCCAAGCCATTCTGGCCACTCGCCCCGAGGACGAACTGCCCGATCAAGCGACACGATCCCGTGAAGCCGACATCGCCGCCTGGCACGACCCCGACGAAGCCCTGTCGCACCGCCTGTCGGGGGTGTTGGGTGAGGACTCGGCCTTCGACCACATCAATGGCTATTACGTCGACGGTGTCAGCGTCAGCACCGCTCTATTGCCGCTGCACTGGCAGCAACGAGCGATCAGACTTGAGTCGTACTCGGTGGTCGGGCAGCAGACAGTGGTGGGCGTCTGCCCTGAAGCCGGCGACCTGTGCGTGTCCAAACTCTGCGCCCTGCGAGAGAAGGACCTGGATTTCGTCAGTGCTCTGCTGCGCGCGGGGATCGTCGACCGCGAGACGCTACGCGACCGGCTGGACACTGTGCCAGGCCTCGATCCCCTTGCCTTGACGCGTGCACAGGCCTGGCTGAGTAGCTTCCGCGACGCCGGGGATGGACCGCTTTGA
- a CDS encoding DUF3017 domain-containing protein translates to MTSWLPGRDLKEVPFGVVLLIELTAVLSVALAPQHWLRAVGGMAVGMLVAGFFRLTLSNEQAGLLRVRRRAFDVACYWGLAVFTFLVAVALPPELTLS, encoded by the coding sequence ATGACAAGCTGGTTGCCGGGCCGCGACCTCAAAGAGGTCCCGTTCGGCGTGGTGCTGCTGATCGAGCTGACCGCGGTGCTGTCGGTGGCGCTGGCGCCCCAGCACTGGCTTCGCGCGGTGGGCGGCATGGCTGTGGGGATGCTGGTGGCCGGCTTCTTCCGGCTGACCCTGAGCAATGAGCAGGCCGGCCTGCTGCGGGTGCGCCGGCGGGCCTTCGACGTCGCCTGTTACTGGGGGCTGGCGGTGTTCACCTTTTTGGTCGCGGTGGCCCTGCCTCCGGAGCTGACACTGTCCTGA
- a CDS encoding bifunctional methylenetetrahydrofolate dehydrogenase/methenyltetrahydrofolate cyclohydrolase, translating to MTATILDGKATLASIKSELKHRIAALAARGVVPGLGTVLVGDDPGSRWYVSAKHRDCAEIGIASIQRELPATASLAEVLAVVDELNADPACTAFLVQQPTGLDEFAILSRVDPSKDVDGLHPYNLGSLVLGQPGPLPCTPMGVIELLRRYDVPIVGAHAVVIGRGLTVGRPLGLLLTRRSENATVTLCHTGTRDLAGQVRRGDIVVAAAGVAGLITADMVKPGAAVLDVGVSRVDGRIAGDVAAGVAEVAGCLAPNPGGVGPMTRAMLLSNVVAAAERLAAG from the coding sequence GTGACCGCAACGATCCTGGACGGCAAGGCGACCCTCGCGAGCATCAAGTCCGAGCTCAAGCACCGGATCGCCGCGCTGGCCGCCCGAGGAGTGGTGCCGGGCCTGGGCACCGTGCTGGTGGGCGATGACCCCGGAAGCCGGTGGTACGTCTCGGCCAAGCACCGCGACTGCGCCGAGATCGGAATCGCCAGCATCCAGCGCGAGCTGCCCGCCACCGCCAGCCTGGCCGAGGTGCTGGCCGTGGTGGACGAGCTGAACGCCGATCCGGCCTGCACCGCGTTCCTGGTCCAGCAGCCCACCGGGCTGGATGAGTTCGCGATCCTGAGCCGGGTCGACCCGAGCAAGGACGTCGACGGCCTGCACCCGTACAACCTGGGCTCGCTGGTGCTCGGCCAGCCGGGCCCGTTGCCGTGCACGCCGATGGGCGTCATCGAGCTGCTGCGCCGCTATGACGTGCCGATCGTCGGAGCGCATGCGGTGGTCATCGGCCGTGGGCTGACGGTGGGCCGGCCGCTGGGGCTGTTGCTGACCCGCCGCTCGGAGAACGCCACGGTGACCCTGTGCCACACCGGCACCCGCGACCTGGCCGGCCAGGTGCGCCGGGGCGACATCGTGGTGGCGGCCGCCGGGGTGGCCGGCCTGATCACCGCCGACATGGTCAAACCGGGAGCCGCCGTCCTGGACGTCGGCGTCAGCCGGGTGGACGGCAGGATCGCCGGTGACGTGGCGGCCGGCGTGGCCGAGGTGGCCGGCTGCCTGGCCCCGAACCCCGGCGGTGTCGGGCCGATGACCAGGGCGATGTTGCTGAGCAATGTGGTGGCTGCCGCCGAGCGCCTGGCTGCGGGCTGA
- a CDS encoding pentapeptide repeat-containing protein: MSSDDRPDLPAWFAELLAGGPEIADEDFVGTDLRELSLRRLQFTRCRFDEASMDELSTEACSFTDCSFDRAELNGSSHLRTAFVACSFNRTRFNDASLIECKLTGSVFADTPLRSVTISGGDWTAVSLGGADLRELDFTDVKLVDANVTGAKLDRCVLRGANLRGLRWGQASLRDADLRGAVIEGLDPRIVDLTGARVEVEQALAFAQYLGVRIG; encoded by the coding sequence ATGAGTTCCGATGACCGGCCCGACCTGCCGGCCTGGTTCGCGGAGCTGCTGGCCGGCGGGCCGGAGATCGCCGACGAGGACTTCGTCGGCACGGATCTGCGGGAGCTGTCGCTGCGGCGGCTGCAGTTCACCCGGTGCCGGTTCGACGAGGCGTCCATGGACGAGCTCAGCACCGAGGCGTGCAGCTTCACCGACTGCAGCTTCGACCGGGCCGAGCTCAACGGCTCCTCGCACCTGCGCACCGCCTTCGTGGCCTGCTCGTTCAACCGGACCCGGTTCAACGACGCCAGCCTGATCGAGTGCAAGCTGACCGGCTCGGTGTTCGCCGACACGCCGCTGCGCTCGGTCACCATCTCCGGCGGTGACTGGACCGCCGTGTCCCTGGGCGGGGCCGACCTGCGCGAGCTGGACTTCACCGACGTCAAGCTGGTGGACGCCAACGTCACCGGGGCCAAGCTGGACCGCTGCGTGCTGCGCGGGGCCAACCTGCGCGGGCTGCGCTGGGGGCAGGCCTCGCTGCGCGACGCCGACCTGCGCGGGGCGGTGATCGAGGGGCTGGACCCCAGGATCGTCGACCTCACCGGCGCCCGGGTCGAGGTCGAGCAGGCACTCGCCTTCGCCCAGTACCTCGGCGTCCGGATCGGTTGA
- the purH gene encoding bifunctional phosphoribosylaminoimidazolecarboxamide formyltransferase/IMP cyclohydrolase, whose protein sequence is MTRIPVRRALVSVYDKTGLAELARGLHESGVEIVSTGSTAARIAELGIPVTAVDSVTGFPEILGGRVKTLHPHVHAGLLADQGNPEHLSTVRELGIDTFQLVVVNLYPFRETVASGASESEIVEQIDIGGPAMVRASAKNHGSVAVVVDPAGYPEVLAAVAAGGFDQASRQRLAGRAYAHTAAYDAAVANWFGEQTVLADAAAESLHTESSCWSPYVGVALERAEVLRYGENPHQRAALYIQQGAEPGIAQAEQLHGKAMSFNNYVDADAAYRAAFDFAEPCVAIIKHANPCGIALGPDVAVAHALAHACDPVSAYGGVIAVNRPVTAALAEQVGDVFTEVILAPAFEPAALEALTAKKNLRLLMVPGPRPRGVEPRPISGGVLMQDADALDAAGDEPANWTLACGAALSQDELAELEFAWRAVRTVKSNAILLASNRATVGVGMGQVNRVDSARLAVARAADRAAGSYAASDAFFPFPDGLQVLIDAGVRAVAQPGGSIRDGEVIATAEAAGLTMYLTGTRHFAH, encoded by the coding sequence ATGACCCGTATTCCCGTTCGCCGCGCGCTGGTCAGCGTCTATGACAAGACCGGGTTGGCTGAGCTGGCGCGGGGCCTGCACGAATCCGGCGTCGAGATCGTCTCCACCGGGTCGACCGCGGCCCGGATCGCCGAGCTGGGCATACCGGTGACCGCGGTCGACTCGGTGACCGGCTTTCCCGAGATCCTCGGCGGCCGGGTGAAGACGCTGCACCCGCACGTGCACGCCGGCCTGCTGGCCGACCAGGGCAACCCCGAGCACCTGTCCACCGTGCGAGAACTGGGCATCGACACCTTTCAGCTGGTGGTGGTGAACCTCTACCCGTTCCGCGAGACCGTCGCCTCGGGAGCTTCGGAGTCCGAGATCGTCGAGCAGATCGACATCGGCGGCCCGGCGATGGTGCGGGCCTCGGCGAAGAACCACGGTTCGGTCGCCGTGGTGGTCGACCCGGCCGGCTACCCCGAGGTGCTGGCCGCGGTGGCAGCGGGCGGTTTCGACCAGGCGAGCCGGCAACGCCTGGCCGGCCGGGCCTATGCCCATACCGCCGCCTATGACGCCGCGGTCGCCAACTGGTTCGGTGAGCAGACCGTGCTGGCTGACGCCGCCGCCGAGTCCCTGCACACCGAGTCGTCCTGCTGGTCGCCCTACGTGGGGGTGGCGCTCGAGCGGGCCGAGGTGCTGCGCTACGGCGAGAACCCGCACCAGCGGGCCGCGCTCTACATCCAGCAGGGCGCCGAGCCGGGCATCGCGCAGGCCGAGCAGCTGCACGGCAAGGCGATGAGCTTCAACAACTACGTCGACGCCGACGCCGCCTACCGGGCCGCCTTCGACTTCGCCGAGCCGTGCGTGGCGATCATCAAGCACGCCAACCCGTGCGGTATCGCCCTCGGCCCCGACGTCGCCGTGGCGCACGCGCTGGCGCACGCCTGCGACCCGGTCTCGGCCTACGGCGGCGTGATCGCCGTCAACCGGCCGGTCACCGCGGCGCTGGCCGAACAGGTCGGCGACGTCTTCACCGAGGTGATCCTGGCGCCGGCCTTCGAACCGGCCGCGTTGGAGGCGCTGACGGCGAAGAAGAACCTGCGGCTTCTGATGGTTCCCGGCCCGCGACCACGCGGCGTCGAGCCCAGGCCGATCTCGGGCGGGGTGCTGATGCAGGACGCCGACGCCCTGGACGCCGCCGGTGACGAGCCGGCCAACTGGACGCTGGCCTGCGGGGCGGCGCTGTCGCAGGACGAGCTGGCTGAGTTGGAGTTCGCCTGGCGCGCGGTGCGGACCGTCAAGTCCAACGCCATCCTGCTTGCCAGCAACCGTGCCACGGTGGGGGTCGGCATGGGCCAGGTCAACCGGGTGGACTCGGCCCGGCTGGCGGTGGCCCGGGCAGCTGATCGCGCCGCCGGCAGCTACGCCGCCTCGGACGCCTTCTTTCCGTTTCCCGACGGCCTGCAGGTGCTGATCGACGCCGGGGTCCGGGCGGTGGCGCAGCCCGGCGGCTCGATCCGCGACGGCGAGGTCATCGCCACCGCCGAGGCCGCCGGCCTGACGATGTACCTCACCGGCACCCGGCACTTCGCGCACTGA
- the purN gene encoding phosphoribosylglycinamide formyltransferase has translation MTVRLVVLASGSGSTLQAVLDAAADPDFGARVVAAGTDRPGCPAMRRAAEAGVPTFAAPLADYADRAGWNAALTEAIAGHRPDLVLLAGFMRVLAPATVSRFEMINTHPSLLPSFPGGHAVADALAHGVKITGVTVHRVDAGVDTGPILAQAAVPVCPGDTVDTLRQRIQLAEKPLFLDTIRQLCLGRGVTEDHEESNS, from the coding sequence GTGACCGTCCGGCTCGTCGTACTCGCATCCGGCTCGGGAAGCACTCTGCAGGCGGTGCTGGACGCCGCCGCCGATCCGGACTTCGGCGCCCGGGTGGTGGCCGCCGGCACCGACCGGCCGGGGTGCCCGGCGATGCGACGCGCGGCTGAGGCCGGGGTGCCGACCTTCGCGGCGCCCCTTGCCGACTACGCCGACCGCGCCGGCTGGAACGCCGCGCTCACCGAGGCGATCGCCGGTCACCGCCCGGACCTGGTGCTGCTGGCCGGCTTCATGCGAGTGCTGGCCCCGGCCACGGTCAGCCGGTTCGAGATGATCAACACCCATCCGTCGCTGCTGCCGTCGTTTCCGGGCGGGCATGCCGTCGCCGACGCGCTGGCGCACGGCGTCAAGATCACCGGTGTCACGGTGCACCGGGTCGACGCCGGCGTCGACACCGGCCCGATCCTGGCCCAGGCGGCGGTGCCGGTGTGCCCCGGCGACACCGTCGACACCTTGCGACAACGCATCCAGCTTGCCGAGAAGCCTTTGTTTCTCGACACGATCCGCCAGCTGTGCCTTGGACGAGGCGTCACCGAAGATCATGAGGAGTCGAATTCATGA
- a CDS encoding DUF6350 family protein, whose product MSSADQQHPPGWLTRFRHGVVSGVGLLLIAVGCCALASYAAWFMPGADTTPASSALKAAALTALAGAHGGIVLAGTQVTLTPLLVTVLLGWLVAGHARRQDSWSGFAGLALGYTVASAVLAGWSRLGSTYAPVPRSTVAALVFVLAVGGGARSAELVWSRLPARWRLVFRAAALVTAGYLAAGALLSAGMLVTHFSEAVALQRQLAPGAAGLPVALLAISATPNATLAGVSYLTGPGFDIGVHTSVSAFAVSSGRLPVFPLLAGLPLEQPAAVAGSLAILVLALLAGWAVLRLVSGTQETQETQETQPAQAAPPDQGWLRRLADCAAAAALAGALLAVLTGLAAGDLGPGALRGVGARWWAVGLAGALLVLLAAALWLGVELLRDRLAERGRPGLYVLRSEPVTEPAEAREQPRSHEPEPVTEPAARSRNAS is encoded by the coding sequence GTGAGTTCCGCCGACCAGCAGCACCCGCCTGGCTGGCTGACCCGGTTTCGCCACGGCGTGGTCTCCGGGGTAGGCCTGCTGCTGATCGCCGTCGGCTGTTGCGCCCTGGCCAGCTACGCGGCTTGGTTCATGCCCGGGGCGGACACCACTCCGGCGTCCTCGGCGCTCAAAGCCGCCGCCCTGACCGCGCTGGCCGGCGCGCACGGCGGGATCGTGCTGGCCGGCACCCAGGTCACGCTGACCCCGCTGCTGGTGACCGTCCTGCTCGGCTGGCTGGTAGCCGGGCACGCCCGACGCCAGGACTCCTGGTCCGGGTTTGCCGGCCTGGCGTTGGGCTACACGGTGGCCTCGGCGGTGCTGGCGGGCTGGTCGCGGCTGGGCAGCACCTACGCGCCGGTGCCGCGCAGCACGGTGGCGGCGCTGGTGTTCGTGCTCGCCGTCGGTGGCGGCGCCCGGTCCGCCGAGCTCGTCTGGTCCCGGCTGCCGGCCCGGTGGCGGCTGGTGTTCCGGGCGGCGGCTCTGGTGACAGCCGGCTACCTGGCGGCCGGCGCGCTGCTGTCAGCGGGCATGCTGGTCACCCACTTCTCCGAGGCGGTGGCACTGCAACGCCAGCTCGCGCCCGGGGCGGCGGGACTGCCGGTCGCGCTGCTGGCGATCTCGGCCACTCCGAACGCCACGCTGGCCGGCGTCAGTTACCTGACCGGCCCGGGGTTCGATATCGGCGTCCACACTTCGGTGTCGGCCTTCGCGGTGAGCTCCGGCCGGTTACCGGTGTTTCCGTTGCTGGCCGGGCTGCCGCTCGAGCAGCCGGCGGCGGTGGCCGGCTCGCTGGCGATCCTGGTGCTGGCGCTGCTGGCCGGCTGGGCGGTGCTGCGCCTCGTGTCGGGGACGCAGGAGACGCAGGAGACGCAGGAGACGCAACCCGCCCAGGCCGCGCCACCGGACCAGGGATGGCTCCGCCGGCTGGCCGACTGCGCTGCCGCGGCGGCGCTGGCCGGCGCGCTGCTGGCGGTGCTGACCGGACTGGCCGCCGGCGACCTGGGCCCGGGTGCGCTGCGTGGCGTCGGGGCGCGGTGGTGGGCGGTCGGCCTTGCCGGCGCGCTGCTGGTGCTGCTGGCGGCCGCACTCTGGCTGGGCGTGGAACTGCTGCGCGACCGGCTCGCCGAGCGGGGCCGGCCCGGCCTGTACGTGCTGAGGTCCGAGCCGGTCACCGAGCCGGCCGAAGCCCGCGAGCAACCCCGCTCGCACGAGCCGGAGCCGGTCACCGAGCCGGCGGCGCGCTCGCGCAACGCCAGCTAG
- a CDS encoding tetratricopeptide repeat protein — MSPDQPNRRPDHQVVLGAHQRDRAAGIAELPSLALVAPPISAHRRLRGPYTATGQLMRVLAPEALRRWPELVHAHQIELLCVSPELRELVPATLETLTSLAIPNERTRFYSRMRTLRLAHGLVEFVGEHLRRLGDGPGRLLIDDVHEADPTDQEFLAVLLRRIDPELLNVVLGCTPDFFELSDDRPGPEVTAPLAGGLPAALRRHCQSIRTEPAAAQDQSTEDDLTLARRFVAGDGVDDDPQVLAACSRLDPRQLAELHDERADELKATGDRSSVYGAIPYHREHGAQPREVVLAALFKAMEHGMLMGFYDSCIDMCHRGRALLDPEVDSAGDTDLWWTFTAKLPTSLSILGRGEEAELLCEKTRAESRNPLLHIQFAYASAMLYTRHLQTERRDDERALGWINIAIAISSLVPDPKQRAFHSVFNYNGLALIEAHRGRPLRALELVTIGLEQLDEQLEPGEHELHRSVLRYNRAQVLAGLGRVEEALQEYQTVLESDPNYPEYHFDIGNLLRRLGRDDEALAEYETTMTLSPPFPEVYYNRADIYAAAGDFDAALKDFDYVLELNPEHVDALLNRAGILADLERPAEASRDVEAGLALEPRNPHLLSLRARLALESGDLATARTVISDALAVDPAMPQAWALSGAIEYEAGDFEAAIDNLSRAAELAPDADVLFNRGSVRQAVGQWALAIEDFDAVLALAPEETQAWLRRAQCRDALGDHAGAAADAARSTALEPDLAAEAAELRSDAVPVSG; from the coding sequence ATGTCACCCGATCAACCCAACCGACGCCCCGATCACCAGGTGGTGCTGGGCGCTCATCAACGTGACCGTGCCGCGGGCATCGCCGAGCTGCCCTCGCTCGCGCTGGTGGCCCCGCCGATCTCGGCCCATCGCCGGCTCCGCGGGCCCTACACCGCGACTGGTCAACTGATGCGCGTACTGGCGCCAGAGGCGTTGCGCCGCTGGCCTGAGCTGGTGCATGCCCACCAGATCGAGCTGCTCTGCGTGTCACCGGAACTGCGTGAGCTGGTTCCGGCGACCCTCGAGACCTTGACGTCGCTGGCGATTCCAAACGAGCGAACCCGGTTCTATTCCCGGATGCGGACCCTGCGACTGGCCCATGGACTGGTGGAGTTCGTCGGCGAGCATCTCCGGCGGCTCGGCGACGGCCCCGGCCGGCTGCTCATCGACGACGTGCACGAAGCCGACCCGACCGACCAGGAATTCCTGGCTGTCCTGTTGCGCCGCATCGACCCGGAGTTGCTGAACGTCGTGCTCGGCTGCACTCCGGATTTCTTCGAGCTGAGCGATGACCGGCCCGGTCCCGAAGTCACCGCTCCGCTGGCCGGGGGGCTGCCCGCGGCACTGCGGCGGCACTGCCAGTCGATCCGCACCGAACCGGCAGCGGCGCAGGACCAGAGCACCGAAGACGACCTCACCCTCGCGCGGCGCTTCGTGGCCGGCGACGGGGTGGACGACGATCCCCAGGTGCTCGCGGCCTGCTCGCGGCTGGACCCTCGCCAGCTAGCCGAACTGCACGACGAGCGGGCCGATGAGCTCAAGGCGACCGGCGATCGCTCCAGCGTGTACGGCGCGATCCCGTATCACCGCGAACACGGCGCCCAACCCCGCGAAGTGGTCCTGGCGGCGCTGTTCAAAGCCATGGAACACGGGATGTTGATGGGCTTCTACGACAGCTGCATCGACATGTGCCACCGTGGCCGCGCGCTGCTGGACCCCGAGGTCGACTCCGCGGGCGACACCGATCTCTGGTGGACCTTCACCGCCAAGCTGCCGACGTCGCTGTCGATCCTGGGACGAGGCGAGGAAGCCGAATTGCTCTGCGAGAAGACCCGCGCCGAGTCCCGCAATCCACTGCTCCACATCCAGTTCGCCTATGCCTCGGCGATGCTCTACACCCGGCACCTGCAGACCGAGCGCCGCGATGACGAGCGCGCGTTGGGCTGGATCAACATCGCGATCGCGATCTCCTCACTGGTGCCCGATCCGAAACAGCGTGCGTTCCACTCGGTCTTCAACTACAACGGGCTGGCGCTGATCGAAGCGCACCGCGGCCGGCCGCTGCGCGCCCTGGAACTGGTCACCATCGGGCTGGAGCAGCTGGACGAGCAACTCGAGCCCGGCGAGCACGAGTTGCACCGGTCGGTGCTGCGATACAACCGGGCACAGGTGCTGGCCGGCCTGGGGCGGGTCGAGGAGGCGTTGCAGGAGTACCAGACCGTCCTTGAATCGGACCCCAACTACCCGGAGTACCACTTCGACATCGGCAACCTGCTGCGCCGGCTGGGCCGGGATGACGAGGCGCTCGCGGAATACGAGACCACCATGACGCTCAGCCCGCCGTTCCCCGAGGTGTATTACAACCGAGCCGACATCTACGCCGCTGCCGGTGACTTCGACGCGGCCTTGAAGGATTTCGACTACGTCCTCGAGCTGAACCCCGAGCATGTCGACGCCCTGCTCAACCGGGCCGGGATCCTGGCCGACCTGGAACGGCCGGCCGAAGCGAGCCGGGACGTCGAGGCCGGCCTGGCGCTGGAGCCGCGCAACCCGCACCTGCTCAGCCTGCGGGCCCGGCTCGCCCTGGAGTCCGGTGACCTGGCCACCGCCCGCACCGTGATCTCCGACGCGCTGGCGGTCGACCCGGCGATGCCGCAGGCCTGGGCGCTGAGCGGGGCGATCGAGTACGAAGCCGGCGACTTCGAGGCCGCCATCGACAACCTGTCGCGCGCGGCCGAGCTCGCGCCCGACGCCGACGTCCTGTTCAACCGGGGCAGCGTCCGGCAAGCGGTCGGCCAGTGGGCTCTGGCGATCGAGGACTTCGACGCGGTCCTTGCGCTGGCCCCGGAGGAGACCCAGGCCTGGCTACGACGCGCTCAATGCCGAGACGCGCTGGGCGATCACGCCGGAGCGGCTGCTGACGCCGCTCGCAGTACGGCGCTGGAACCCGACCTGGCGGCCGAGGCTGCCGAACTCAGATCCGACGCGGTGCCGGTCAGCGGCTGA
- the sucD gene encoding succinate--CoA ligase subunit alpha — MAIFLTAESKVIVQGMTGSEGMKHTRRMLASGTDIVGGVNPRKAGSTVDVDGTDVPVFGSVADAMAKTGADVSVLFVPPAFTKGAIIEAIDAGIGLCVVITEGVPVHDSTSAWAYNVSKGSQTRIIGPNCPGLISPGKSNAGIIPADITSSGPIGLVSKSGTLTYQMMFELRDLGFSSAVGIGGDPVIGTTHIDCLQAFQDDPDTEAIVMIGEIGGDAEERAAAYITEHITKPVVGYVAGFTAPEGKTMGHAGAIVSGSSGTAQAKKEALEAAGVKVGRTPSEAARLMRELLGS; from the coding sequence ATGGCGATCTTTCTCACCGCGGAGTCCAAGGTCATCGTCCAGGGCATGACCGGCTCGGAGGGCATGAAGCACACCCGCCGGATGCTGGCCTCGGGCACCGACATCGTCGGCGGGGTGAACCCGCGCAAGGCCGGCTCGACCGTGGACGTCGACGGCACCGACGTGCCGGTGTTCGGCTCGGTCGCCGACGCGATGGCCAAGACCGGCGCCGACGTCTCGGTGCTGTTCGTGCCGCCGGCGTTCACCAAGGGCGCCATCATCGAGGCCATCGACGCCGGCATCGGGCTGTGCGTGGTGATCACCGAGGGCGTGCCGGTGCACGACTCCACCTCGGCCTGGGCCTACAACGTCAGCAAGGGCTCCCAGACCCGGATCATCGGCCCGAACTGCCCGGGCCTGATCAGCCCCGGCAAGTCCAACGCCGGCATCATCCCGGCTGACATCACGAGCTCCGGACCGATCGGGCTGGTGTCCAAGTCCGGCACCCTGACCTATCAGATGATGTTCGAGCTGCGTGACCTCGGCTTCTCCTCAGCGGTGGGCATCGGCGGCGACCCGGTGATCGGCACCACCCACATCGACTGCCTGCAGGCCTTTCAGGACGACCCCGACACCGAGGCCATCGTGATGATCGGCGAGATCGGCGGCGACGCCGAGGAGCGGGCGGCTGCCTACATCACCGAGCACATCACCAAGCCGGTGGTCGGCTACGTCGCCGGGTTCACCGCGCCGGAGGGCAAGACGATGGGGCACGCGGGCGCGATCGTGTCGGGCTCGTCAGGTACGGCGCAGGCGAAGAAGGAAGCCTTGGAGGCCGCCGGCGTCAAGGTCGGCCGGACGCCCAGCGAGGCGGCCCGGCTGATGCGGGAGCTGCTCGGCTCCTGA